From a single Sparus aurata chromosome 13, fSpaAur1.1, whole genome shotgun sequence genomic region:
- the cul5b gene encoding cullin-5 isoform X2, whose translation MATSNLLKNKGSLQFEDKWDLMRPIVLKLLRQESVTKQQWFDLFSDVHAVCLWDDKGPAKIHQALKEDILDFIKQAQARVLSHQDDTALLKAYIVEWRKFFTQCDILPKPFCQLEITLMGKQGSNKKSNVEDSIVRKLMLDTWNESIFSNIKNRLQDSAMKLVHAERLGEAFDSQLVIGVRESYVNLCSNPDDKLQIYRDNFEKAYMDSTERFYRTQAPAYLQQNGVQNYMKYADSKLREEEKRALRYLETRRDCNSVQALMECCVNALVTSFKETILAECPGMIKRNETEKLHLMFSLMDKVPSGIEPMLKDLEEHIMSAGLADMVASAETITSDSEKYVEQLLTLFNRFSRLVKEAFQDDPRFLTARDKAYKAVVNDATIFKLELPLKQKGVGLKTQPESKCPELLANYCDMLLRKTPLSKKLTSEEIEAKLKEVLLVLKYVQNKDVFMRYHKAHLTRRLILDISADSEIEENMVEWLREVGMPADYVNKLARMFQDIKVSEDLNQSFKEMHKHNKLALPADSVNIKILNAGAWSRSSEKVFVSLPTELEDLIPEVEDFYKKNHSGRKLHWHHLMSNGIITFKNEVGQYDLEVTTFQLAVLFAWNQRPRERISFENLKLATELPDAELRRTLWSLVAFPKLKRQVLSYDPAVSSPKDFAEGTLFYVNQEFSLIKNSKVQKRGKINLIGRLQLTTERMREEENEGIVQLRILRTQEAIIQIMKMRKRINNAQLQTELVEILKNMFLPQKKMIKEQIEWLIDHKYIKRDETDINTFIYMA comes from the exons ATGGCGACGTCTAATTTGCTAAAG AACAAAGGCTCCCTTCAATTTGAGGATAAATGGGACCTGATGCGTCCCATCGTGCTGAAGCTGCTTCGGCAGGAGTCCGTCACCAAACAACAGTGGTTTGACCTGTTCTC AGACGTCCATGCTGTATGCCTGTGGGATGACAAAGGTCCAGCTAAGATCCACCAGGCCCTCAAAGAGGACATCCTAGATTTCATCAAACAAGCACAAGCA CGGGTGTTAAGTCACCAGGATGACACGGCGTTGCTGAAGGCCTACATCGTGGAGTGGAGGAAGTTCTTCACACAGTGCGACATCCTGCCTAAGCCTTTCTGTCAACTAGAGATCACGCTGATGGGCAAACAGGGAAGCAACAAGAAGTCCAACGTCGAGGACAGCATAGTCCGCAAG CTGATGCTGGACACATGGAACGAGTCCATCTTCTCTAACATCAAGAACAGGCTACAGGACAGTGCCATGAAGCTGGTCCACGCTGAGAGGCTGGGAGAGGCCTTCGACTCCCAGCTGGTCATCGGAGTGCGAGAGTCCTACG TGAACCTGTGCTCCAATCCTGACGACAAGCTGCAGATCTACAGGGACAACTTTGAGAAGGCGTATATGGATTCTACTGAGAGGTTCTACAGAACACAGGCACCTGCCTACCTTCAGCAGAATGGGGtccaaaactacatgaaatAT GCTGACTCTAAGCtgagggaagaggagaagcgTGCACTGAGATATCTGGAGACGAGACGTGACTGTAACTCTGTCCAAGCT TTAATGGAGTGCTGCGTCAATGCACTGGTAACATCTTTCAAGGAGACCATCTTAGCCGAGTGTCCAGGCATGATCAAACGAaatgagacagaga AGCTCCATCTGATGTTCTCTCTCATGGACAAAGTGCCCAGCGGCATTGAGCCAATGCTGAAGGACCTGGAGGAGCATATCATGAGCGCTGGCCTGGCTGATATGGTGGCCTCTGCGGAGACGATCACCTCT GACTCAGAGAAATATGTGGAGCAGCTGCTCACCTTGTTTAACCGCTTCAGTCGACTAGTGAAAGAAGCCTTTCAGGATGACCCGCGCTTCCTGACAGCGAGAGACAAA gCGTATAAAGCTGTTGTGAATGATGCCACTATATTTAAATTGGAACTTCCCCTGAAACAGAAAGG GGTCGGTCTGAAAACTCAACCAGAGTCCAAGTGTCCAGAGCTGCTGGCCAACTACTGTGACATGCTCCTGAGGAAGACCCCGCTGAGCAAGAAGCTCACGTCTGAGGAGATCGAGGCCAAGCTCAAGGAAGTT CTGTTGGTTCTGAAGTACGTCCAGAACAAGGACGTGTTCATGCGCTACCACAAAGCCCACCTGACCCGTCGACTCATCCTGGACATCTCTGCAGACAGCGAGATAGAGGAGAACATGGTGGAGTGGCTCAGG GAAGTAGGGATGCCAGCTGATTATGTCAACAAACTGGCCAGGATGTTTCAGGACATCAAGGTGTCGGAGGACCTCAACCAGTCATTCAAAGAAATGCATAAACACAACAAGCTCGCTTTACCAG CCGACTCAGTCAACATAAAGATCCTGAATGCTGGAGCGTGGTCGAGGAGCAGCGAGAAggtttttgtctctctgcccACAGAGCTGGAAGATTTGATACCAGAGGTAGAAGACTTTTATAAGAAGAACCACAGCGGCAGGAAGCTTCACTGGCACCACCTCATGTCCAACGGCATT ATAACCTTTAAGAACGAAGTGGGCCAGTATGACCTGGAGGTGACCACCTTCCAGCTGGCGGTGCTGTTTGCCTGGAACCAGAGGCCCAGAGAGAGGATCAGCTTTGAAAACCTCAAGTTAGCCACTGAGCTGCCGGACGCTGAGCTGCGACGCACACTCTGG TCTCTGGTGGCGTTTCCCAAACTCAAGAGGCAGGTGTTGTCGTACGACCCAGCGGTGTCTTCACCCAAAGACTTCGCAGAGGGAACACTATTCTACGTCAACCAGGAGTTTTCTCTCAT AAAAAACTCCAAGGTTCAGAAAAGGGGAAAGATTAACCTGATTGGTCGGCTGCAACTCACCACAGAGcggatgagagaggaggagaatgagGGCATCGTCCAGCTCAGGATACTGAGAACGCAG GAGGCCATCATTCAGATCATGAAGATGAGGAAGCGCATCAACAACGCCCAGCTGCAGACGGAGCTGGTGGAGATCCTAAAGAACATGTTTTTACCACAGAAGAAGATGATCAAGGAGCAGATCGAGTGGCTGATAGATCACAAGTACATAAAGCGGGATGAGACCGATATTAACACCTTCATCTACATGGCATAG
- the slc35f2 gene encoding solute carrier family 35 member F2 yields the protein MEGHEEERLCGKWRVACGLYSYNLRDVFTWRLLKTIVMGQVLSLLICGTAVSCQYLANAGVETPMLQSFLNYALLLLVYTTILCTRKGDRNILQILKTKWWKYLVMGVADVEANYAVVKAYQFTTLTSIQLLDCFVIPVLMVLSWFLLKTRYKLVHFIAVMVCLLGVGAMVGADILAGRDQGSTSDVVLGDGLVLLSAVLYAVSNVCQEYTVKNLSRVDFLGMMGLFGTVISGIQLAVLETRAVAAIKWDFHISMLFAVYVLCMFALYSFMPVVVKMTSATAVNLSLLTADLFSLFCGIFLFKYMFSTLYIISFVVITLGFVMFNAVPTYSALPDSGEDDPAEASGERTAESSSDHLLSADRETAVISL from the exons ATGGAAGGAcatgaggaggagagactgTGTGGGAAATGGAGGGTTGCCTGTGGTTTGTACAGTTACAACCTGAGGGATGTCTTCACATG GCGTCTGCTGAAGACCATCGTCATGGGGCAGGTGTTGTCCCTGCTGATCTGTGGGACAGCAGTGAGCTGTCAGTACCTGGCCAACGCTGGGGTGGAGACGCCCATGCTGCAGAGCTTCCTGAACTAcgccctgctgctgctcgtcTACACGACCATTCTCTGCACCCGCAAAG GTGACAGGAACATCCTTCAGATTTTAAAAACCAAGTGGTGGAAATATTTGGTGATGGGTGTGGCAGATGTCGAGGCAAACTATGCCGTTGTAAAGGCCTACCAGTTTACCACCCTGACAAGTATACAG ctgctggactgCTTTGTGATCCCCGTGCTGATGGTTCTGTCTTGGTTCCTCCTGAAGACTCGCTACAAGCTGGTCCACTTCATAGctgtgatggtgtgtttgttgGGGGTGGGGGCCATGGTGGGTGCTGACATTCTGGCTGGAAGAGACCAGGGATCCA CCAGTGATGTGGTGCTGGGAGACGGGCTGGTCCTGCTCAGCGCCGTCCTCTATGCTGTATCCAACGTGTGCCAAGAGTACACAGTGAAGAACTTGAGCCGAGTCGACTTCCTGGGCATGATGGGCCTCTTCGGGACTGTCATCAGTGGCATACAGCT AGCTGTTCTGGAGACTCGTGCAGTAGCAGCGATAAAGTGGGACTTCCACATTT CCATGCTGTTTGCGGTCTACGTCCTGTGTATGTTTGCACTGTACAGCTTCATGCCTGTGGTGGTGAAGATGACCAGCGCCACTGCGGTCAACCTCTCTCTGCTCACCGCCGACCTCTTCAGCCTCTTCTGTGGCATCTTCCTCTTCAAATACATG TTTTCCACGCTGTACATCATCTCGTTTGTCGTCATCACGTTGGGTTTCGTCATGTTTAACGCCGTTCCAACATACTCTGCTTTACCGGACTCTGGTGAGGATGACCCAGCTGAAGCGTCTGGTGAGCGTACCGCTGAGAGCTCCTCGGACCACCTGCtgtcagcagacagagagaccgCTGTCATCTCACTGTGA
- the cul5b gene encoding cullin-5 isoform X1, whose product MATSNLLKNKGSLQFEDKWDLMRPIVLKLLRQESVTKQQWFDLFSDVHAVCLWDDKGPAKIHQALKEDILDFIKQAQARVLSHQDDTALLKAYIVEWRKFFTQCDILPKPFCQLEITLMGKQGSNKKSNVEDSIVRKLMLDTWNESIFSNIKNRLQDSAMKLVHAERLGEAFDSQLVIGVRESYVNLCSNPDDKLQIYRDNFEKAYMDSTERFYRTQAPAYLQQNGVQNYMKYADSKLREEEKRALRYLETRRDCNSVQALMECCVNALVTSFKETILAECPGMIKRNETESEYGRTAPTKGSASSELHLMFSLMDKVPSGIEPMLKDLEEHIMSAGLADMVASAETITSDSEKYVEQLLTLFNRFSRLVKEAFQDDPRFLTARDKAYKAVVNDATIFKLELPLKQKGVGLKTQPESKCPELLANYCDMLLRKTPLSKKLTSEEIEAKLKEVLLVLKYVQNKDVFMRYHKAHLTRRLILDISADSEIEENMVEWLREVGMPADYVNKLARMFQDIKVSEDLNQSFKEMHKHNKLALPADSVNIKILNAGAWSRSSEKVFVSLPTELEDLIPEVEDFYKKNHSGRKLHWHHLMSNGIITFKNEVGQYDLEVTTFQLAVLFAWNQRPRERISFENLKLATELPDAELRRTLWSLVAFPKLKRQVLSYDPAVSSPKDFAEGTLFYVNQEFSLIKNSKVQKRGKINLIGRLQLTTERMREEENEGIVQLRILRTQEAIIQIMKMRKRINNAQLQTELVEILKNMFLPQKKMIKEQIEWLIDHKYIKRDETDINTFIYMA is encoded by the exons ATGGCGACGTCTAATTTGCTAAAG AACAAAGGCTCCCTTCAATTTGAGGATAAATGGGACCTGATGCGTCCCATCGTGCTGAAGCTGCTTCGGCAGGAGTCCGTCACCAAACAACAGTGGTTTGACCTGTTCTC AGACGTCCATGCTGTATGCCTGTGGGATGACAAAGGTCCAGCTAAGATCCACCAGGCCCTCAAAGAGGACATCCTAGATTTCATCAAACAAGCACAAGCA CGGGTGTTAAGTCACCAGGATGACACGGCGTTGCTGAAGGCCTACATCGTGGAGTGGAGGAAGTTCTTCACACAGTGCGACATCCTGCCTAAGCCTTTCTGTCAACTAGAGATCACGCTGATGGGCAAACAGGGAAGCAACAAGAAGTCCAACGTCGAGGACAGCATAGTCCGCAAG CTGATGCTGGACACATGGAACGAGTCCATCTTCTCTAACATCAAGAACAGGCTACAGGACAGTGCCATGAAGCTGGTCCACGCTGAGAGGCTGGGAGAGGCCTTCGACTCCCAGCTGGTCATCGGAGTGCGAGAGTCCTACG TGAACCTGTGCTCCAATCCTGACGACAAGCTGCAGATCTACAGGGACAACTTTGAGAAGGCGTATATGGATTCTACTGAGAGGTTCTACAGAACACAGGCACCTGCCTACCTTCAGCAGAATGGGGtccaaaactacatgaaatAT GCTGACTCTAAGCtgagggaagaggagaagcgTGCACTGAGATATCTGGAGACGAGACGTGACTGTAACTCTGTCCAAGCT TTAATGGAGTGCTGCGTCAATGCACTGGTAACATCTTTCAAGGAGACCATCTTAGCCGAGTGTCCAGGCATGATCAAACGAaatgagacagagagtgagTACGGCAGGACCGCTCCCACCAAAGGCTCAGCCAGCTCAG AGCTCCATCTGATGTTCTCTCTCATGGACAAAGTGCCCAGCGGCATTGAGCCAATGCTGAAGGACCTGGAGGAGCATATCATGAGCGCTGGCCTGGCTGATATGGTGGCCTCTGCGGAGACGATCACCTCT GACTCAGAGAAATATGTGGAGCAGCTGCTCACCTTGTTTAACCGCTTCAGTCGACTAGTGAAAGAAGCCTTTCAGGATGACCCGCGCTTCCTGACAGCGAGAGACAAA gCGTATAAAGCTGTTGTGAATGATGCCACTATATTTAAATTGGAACTTCCCCTGAAACAGAAAGG GGTCGGTCTGAAAACTCAACCAGAGTCCAAGTGTCCAGAGCTGCTGGCCAACTACTGTGACATGCTCCTGAGGAAGACCCCGCTGAGCAAGAAGCTCACGTCTGAGGAGATCGAGGCCAAGCTCAAGGAAGTT CTGTTGGTTCTGAAGTACGTCCAGAACAAGGACGTGTTCATGCGCTACCACAAAGCCCACCTGACCCGTCGACTCATCCTGGACATCTCTGCAGACAGCGAGATAGAGGAGAACATGGTGGAGTGGCTCAGG GAAGTAGGGATGCCAGCTGATTATGTCAACAAACTGGCCAGGATGTTTCAGGACATCAAGGTGTCGGAGGACCTCAACCAGTCATTCAAAGAAATGCATAAACACAACAAGCTCGCTTTACCAG CCGACTCAGTCAACATAAAGATCCTGAATGCTGGAGCGTGGTCGAGGAGCAGCGAGAAggtttttgtctctctgcccACAGAGCTGGAAGATTTGATACCAGAGGTAGAAGACTTTTATAAGAAGAACCACAGCGGCAGGAAGCTTCACTGGCACCACCTCATGTCCAACGGCATT ATAACCTTTAAGAACGAAGTGGGCCAGTATGACCTGGAGGTGACCACCTTCCAGCTGGCGGTGCTGTTTGCCTGGAACCAGAGGCCCAGAGAGAGGATCAGCTTTGAAAACCTCAAGTTAGCCACTGAGCTGCCGGACGCTGAGCTGCGACGCACACTCTGG TCTCTGGTGGCGTTTCCCAAACTCAAGAGGCAGGTGTTGTCGTACGACCCAGCGGTGTCTTCACCCAAAGACTTCGCAGAGGGAACACTATTCTACGTCAACCAGGAGTTTTCTCTCAT AAAAAACTCCAAGGTTCAGAAAAGGGGAAAGATTAACCTGATTGGTCGGCTGCAACTCACCACAGAGcggatgagagaggaggagaatgagGGCATCGTCCAGCTCAGGATACTGAGAACGCAG GAGGCCATCATTCAGATCATGAAGATGAGGAAGCGCATCAACAACGCCCAGCTGCAGACGGAGCTGGTGGAGATCCTAAAGAACATGTTTTTACCACAGAAGAAGATGATCAAGGAGCAGATCGAGTGGCTGATAGATCACAAGTACATAAAGCGGGATGAGACCGATATTAACACCTTCATCTACATGGCATAG
- the LOC115594286 gene encoding bryoporin-like — protein sequence MGAHYSIYCCPIQCFTCCTKKTPTEDPCAQSLTHRQCSIQIKNKSSRYTLRYVGVHLVSGFCATPLPLKIKPSSSGRALFSKTGGTARGAVGVFTYDLYNKSKGQTAGRIAVMFSVPFDFNLYSSWYAVGVFEKSRACDYDLYYQMYNNTGNMFTREIAGNGIERMNGPVAITASMSISYQPILSLEVRDN from the exons ATGGGTGCGCACTATTCTATTTATTGTTGCCCTATTCAATG TTTTACTtgttgcacaaaaaaaacacccacagaaGACCCGTGTGCACAGTCTCTAACGCACCGTCAATGCTCCAttcagattaaaaataaaagctctCGCTACACCCTCCGTTATGTTGG TGTTCACCTCGTCAGTGGGTTCTGTGCCACACCTTTGCCACTTAAGATTAAGCCATCTTCATCTGGGAGGGCTCTGTTCTCCAAGACTGGTGGCACTGCTCGAGGAGCTGTTGGTGTCTTCACCTACGATCTCTACAACAAATCTAAAGGACAGACTGCTGGAAGAATAGCTGTCATGTTCTCTGTGCCCTTTGATTTCAACCTATACTCCAGCTGGTACGCAGTGGGAGTCTTTGAAAAGAGCAGAGCATGTGATTATGATCTTTATTACCAGATGTATAACAACACAGGCAACATGTTTACCAGAGAAATAGCAGGCAATGGAATTGAACGCATGAATGGTCCAGTTGCCATCACGGCATCGATGTCAATCTCCTATCAACCTATCCTGAGCTTAGAAGTGAGAGACAACTGA